A genomic window from Flavobacterium johnsoniae includes:
- the queG gene encoding tRNA epoxyqueuosine(34) reductase QueG: MINSKEKYSKFIKEEAKRLGFLSCGISKAGFLEQEAPRLENWLKNNRNGQMAYMENHFDKRLDPTLLVDDGKSVVSLLLNYFPQVSQNEESFKISKYAYGQDYHFVIKDKLKEFLHSIQENIGEVSGRAFVDSAPVLDKAWAAKSGLGWIGKNSNLITQKVGSFYFIAELIIDLELEYDYAVTDHCGSCTACIDACPTEAIVAPYIVDGSKCISYYTIELKENLPYEMKGKFDEWMFGCDTCQDVCPWNRFSKPHSEPLFNPNPELFSFGKKDWIEITEETFKLVFKNSPIKRTKFDGLKRNIKFLQ, translated from the coding sequence ATGATTAATTCTAAAGAAAAATATTCGAAATTTATTAAAGAAGAAGCTAAAAGACTTGGTTTTCTATCTTGCGGAATATCGAAAGCAGGTTTTTTGGAACAGGAAGCGCCAAGACTTGAAAATTGGCTTAAGAATAATCGTAATGGACAAATGGCTTATATGGAAAACCATTTTGATAAACGATTAGATCCGACTTTATTAGTGGATGACGGAAAAAGCGTAGTTTCTCTTTTGTTGAACTATTTTCCTCAAGTTTCTCAAAATGAAGAAAGTTTTAAAATATCAAAGTATGCCTATGGGCAGGATTATCATTTTGTTATTAAAGATAAATTAAAAGAATTTTTACATTCTATTCAGGAAAATATAGGAGAGGTTTCGGGCCGCGCTTTTGTTGATTCTGCACCGGTTTTGGATAAAGCTTGGGCAGCGAAAAGCGGTTTGGGATGGATAGGAAAAAACAGTAATTTAATTACTCAAAAAGTCGGCTCTTTTTACTTCATAGCCGAGCTAATTATAGATTTAGAATTAGAATATGATTATGCTGTTACTGATCATTGCGGTTCTTGTACAGCTTGTATTGATGCTTGTCCAACAGAGGCAATTGTGGCGCCCTATATTGTCGATGGCAGTAAATGCATTTCTTATTACACTATTGAATTAAAAGAAAATCTTCCTTATGAAATGAAAGGAAAATTTGATGAATGGATGTTTGGTTGTGATACTTGTCAAGATGTTTGTCCATGGAATAGATTTTCTAAACCTCATTCAGAACCTCTTTTTAATCCAAATCCCGAGTTGTTTTCTTTTGGCAAAAAAGATTGGATAGAAATTACAGAGGAAACATTTAAACTTGTTTTTAAAAATTCTCCAATTAAAAGAACAAAATTTGACGGATTAAAGCGGAATATCAAATTTTTACAATAA
- the ruvB gene encoding Holliday junction branch migration DNA helicase RuvB has product MNENLDPTTKGYNSEELDLEKRLRPLSFDDFAGQDQVLENLKVFVAAANQRGEALDHALFHGPPGLGKTTLANILANELEVGIKITSGPVLDKPGDLAGLLTNLDERDVLFIDEIHRLSPVVEEYLYSAMEDFKIDIMIESGPNARTVQINLNPFTLIGATTRSGLLTAPMRARFGISSRLQYYTTELLTTIVERSASILKTPIDLEAAIEIAGRSRGTPRIANALLRRVRDFAQIKGNGRIDLEIARYALKALNVDAHGLDEMDNKILLTIINKFKGGPVGLSTLATAVSESSETIEEVYEPFLIQEGFIMRTPRGREVTDKAYRHLGKINTNIQGGLF; this is encoded by the coding sequence ATGAATGAAAATTTAGATCCTACAACAAAAGGATATAATTCGGAAGAATTAGATCTTGAGAAAAGACTGCGTCCACTGTCATTTGATGATTTTGCTGGACAAGATCAAGTTTTGGAAAATTTGAAAGTATTCGTTGCTGCCGCTAATCAAAGAGGTGAAGCACTTGATCATGCTTTATTTCATGGTCCTCCCGGTTTAGGAAAAACGACTTTGGCAAATATTCTTGCGAATGAATTAGAAGTTGGAATAAAAATTACTTCTGGTCCTGTTTTAGATAAACCAGGAGATTTAGCTGGTCTACTAACCAATCTAGATGAAAGAGATGTTTTGTTCATTGATGAGATTCATCGTTTAAGTCCTGTTGTAGAAGAGTATTTGTATTCTGCAATGGAAGATTTCAAGATTGATATTATGATTGAATCGGGGCCAAATGCGAGAACTGTTCAAATTAATTTGAATCCATTTACATTGATTGGTGCAACAACTAGATCTGGATTATTAACAGCACCTATGCGTGCGCGTTTCGGAATATCTTCTCGTTTGCAATATTACACTACAGAACTTTTAACTACGATTGTAGAAAGAAGTGCTTCTATATTGAAAACACCTATAGATTTAGAAGCTGCAATTGAAATTGCAGGAAGAAGTCGTGGAACTCCTCGTATTGCAAATGCATTGCTAAGAAGGGTTCGTGATTTTGCACAAATTAAAGGAAATGGTAGAATTGATTTAGAGATTGCTAGATATGCTTTAAAGGCGCTTAATGTAGATGCTCATGGCCTAGATGAGATGGATAATAAAATTTTATTAACCATTATCAATAAGTTTAAAGGAGGTCCGGTTGGACTTTCAACTTTGGCTACAGCAGTAAGTGAAAGTAGCGAAACTATTGAAGAAGTCTATGAACCATTTTTGATTCAAGAGGGTTTCATTATGAGAACACCTCGCGGGCGAGAAGTCACAGATAAAGCCTATAGGCATCTGGGAAAAATAAACACTAATATTCAGGGTGGATTATTTTAA
- a CDS encoding cytochrome c oxidase subunit I has product MSAEAHDHDHGHDHEHEHHHKDTFITKYIFSIDHKMIAKQYLITGIIMGIIGIAMSLLFRMQLAWPEESFKIFNVLLGDKFAPDGVMANDIYLALVTIHGTIMVFFVLTAGLSGTFSNLLIPLQIGARDMASGFMNMISYWLFFLSAVIMLCSLFVESGPASAGWTIYPPLSALPQAIPGSGTGMTLWLVSMAIFIASSLMGSLNYIVTVINLRTKGMSMTRLPLTIWTFFVTAIIGVISFPVLLSAALLLIFDRSFGTSFFLSDIYIAGEVLHYQGGSPVLFEHLFWFLGHPEVYIVILPAMGLVSEIMATNARKPIFGYRAMIMSVLAIAFLSTIVWGHHMFISGMNPFLGSVFTFTTLLIAIPSAVKAFNWITTLWKGNLQFNPAMLFSIGMVSTFITGGLTGIILGDSTLDINVHDTYFVIAHFHLVMGISALYGMFAGIYHWFPKMYGRMLNKNLGYIHFWITAVCAYGVFFPMHFIGLAGLPRRYYTNTNFPLFDDLQNVNVLITTFALVGGAFQLVFLYNFFSSIFYGKKAIQNPWKSTTLEWTTPVEHIHGNWPGEIPHVYRWPYDYSNPNHDVDFVPQNVPMKEGEEVLHH; this is encoded by the coding sequence ATGTCAGCAGAAGCGCACGATCACGATCACGGACACGATCACGAGCACGAACATCATCATAAAGATACGTTCATTACTAAATATATTTTTAGTATTGATCATAAAATGATTGCTAAGCAATACTTGATTACTGGTATTATTATGGGGATCATTGGTATCGCAATGTCTTTGCTTTTCAGAATGCAATTAGCGTGGCCAGAAGAGTCTTTTAAGATATTTAATGTTTTATTAGGAGATAAATTTGCACCTGATGGTGTAATGGCAAATGATATTTATTTAGCTTTAGTTACAATCCACGGTACCATCATGGTATTCTTTGTACTGACAGCGGGTTTGAGCGGAACTTTTAGTAATTTACTTATTCCACTTCAAATTGGAGCAAGAGACATGGCTTCAGGATTTATGAATATGATTTCATACTGGTTATTTTTCTTATCAGCAGTTATCATGTTATGTTCTTTATTTGTTGAGTCAGGACCAGCTTCTGCGGGATGGACAATTTATCCTCCTTTAAGTGCATTACCACAAGCAATTCCAGGATCTGGAACAGGTATGACTTTATGGTTGGTTTCAATGGCAATTTTCATCGCATCTTCTTTGATGGGATCTTTAAATTACATTGTTACAGTAATCAATTTAAGAACTAAAGGAATGTCTATGACTAGACTTCCATTAACTATCTGGACATTTTTTGTAACAGCTATTATTGGTGTTATTTCATTCCCAGTATTATTATCTGCAGCTTTATTATTAATTTTCGACAGAAGTTTTGGTACTTCATTCTTCTTGTCTGATATCTATATTGCTGGAGAGGTTTTACATTACCAAGGTGGTTCTCCTGTATTGTTTGAGCACTTATTCTGGTTCTTAGGTCACCCTGAGGTTTATATCGTAATCTTACCAGCGATGGGTCTTGTTTCTGAAATTATGGCTACGAATGCTCGTAAACCAATTTTCGGATATAGAGCGATGATTATGTCTGTTCTTGCAATTGCATTCTTATCAACTATCGTTTGGGGTCACCACATGTTTATCTCTGGTATGAATCCTTTCTTAGGATCTGTATTTACATTTACAACTTTATTGATTGCAATTCCATCTGCTGTAAAAGCATTTAACTGGATTACAACTTTATGGAAAGGTAACTTACAATTCAACCCTGCAATGTTATTCTCTATCGGAATGGTTTCTACTTTCATTACTGGAGGTTTAACAGGAATCATTTTAGGAGATAGTACTTTAGATATTAACGTTCACGATACTTACTTCGTAATTGCTCACTTTCACTTAGTAATGGGTATTTCTGCACTTTATGGAATGTTTGCTGGTATTTACCACTGGTTCCCTAAAATGTACGGAAGAATGTTAAACAAAAATTTAGGTTATATTCACTTCTGGATTACAGCAGTTTGTGCTTATGGAGTTTTCTTCCCAATGCACTTTATCGGATTAGCTGGTTTACCAAGACGTTACTATACAAATACTAACTTCCCATTATTTGATGATTTGCAAAATGTGAATGTTTTAATTACAACATTTGCTCTTGTAGGAGGTGCATTCCAATTAGTATTCTTATACAACTTCTTTAGTAGTATTTTCTACGGTAAAAAAGCAATTCAGAATCCATGGAAATCTACAACTTTGGAGTGGACTACTCCAGTTGAACATATCCACGGAAACTGGCCAGGAGAAATTCCTCATGTATATCGTTGGCCGTATGACTACAGTAACCCAAATCATGATGTAGATTTTGTCCCTCAAAATGTACCTATGAAAGAAGGTGAAGAAGTTTTACACCACTAA
- a CDS encoding cytochrome c oxidase subunit II yields the protein MTSLLVIIVVVLLAVALWQLTKIFDLTQVGASSDDSQVASDNDNNIQGYVMFGFLAFIYIFTIYGLLKWGGLALHTPASEHGLLVDNLMNITWVLIFVVQFITQGLLYWFSFKNRGNKDKKALFFADSNKLEAIWSIIPSVVLACLILYGLYAWNNIMFVDKDEDVIEIELYAQQFKWTARYAGADNTLGKANVRLIEGVNTLGVDMSDKNSQDDIVVSELHIPKGKKVHFKMRSQDVLHSAYFPHFRAQMNCVPGMVTEFAFVPTYTTAEYRELPFMVEKVAHINKLRAEKSVELVAKGGTALDPYTFDYLLLCNKICGASHYNMQMKVVVDTPEDYKKWLSEKTTLAQDIKAAAAAEKPAEGTAPATDSAAKVIDTVKAVVDTVKAAVAKVAMK from the coding sequence ATGACAAGTTTGTTGGTAATTATAGTTGTAGTTTTATTAGCAGTTGCATTATGGCAATTGACCAAGATATTTGATCTTACTCAAGTAGGAGCATCTTCGGACGATTCTCAAGTTGCATCGGATAATGATAATAATATTCAAGGATATGTTATGTTTGGCTTCTTGGCATTCATATATATATTTACTATTTATGGTTTGCTAAAATGGGGTGGTTTAGCGCTTCATACTCCTGCTTCTGAGCATGGACTTTTAGTAGATAATTTAATGAATATTACTTGGGTTTTAATTTTTGTAGTTCAATTTATTACTCAAGGTCTACTATATTGGTTTTCTTTTAAAAATAGAGGAAATAAAGATAAAAAAGCATTGTTTTTTGCAGATAGTAATAAGTTAGAAGCAATTTGGAGTATTATTCCTTCAGTAGTTTTAGCATGTTTAATTCTTTATGGATTATATGCTTGGAATAATATTATGTTTGTTGATAAAGATGAGGATGTTATTGAAATTGAACTATATGCTCAGCAATTTAAATGGACTGCAAGATATGCAGGTGCAGATAATACTTTAGGTAAAGCAAACGTAAGATTAATTGAGGGTGTAAATACTTTAGGAGTTGATATGTCTGATAAAAACTCTCAAGATGATATTGTAGTTTCTGAATTACATATTCCTAAAGGAAAAAAAGTTCACTTTAAAATGCGTTCTCAAGACGTTTTACACTCAGCATATTTTCCTCACTTTAGAGCACAAATGAACTGTGTTCCTGGTATGGTTACTGAATTTGCTTTCGTTCCAACTTACACTACAGCAGAGTATAGAGAATTACCATTTATGGTTGAAAAAGTTGCGCACATCAATAAACTTAGAGCTGAAAAAAGCGTTGAGTTAGTTGCAAAAGGTGGTACAGCTTTAGATCCTTACACATTTGATTACTTGTTATTATGTAATAAAATCTGTGGAGCTTCTCATTACAATATGCAAATGAAAGTTGTTGTTGATACTCCAGAAGACTATAAAAAATGGTTAAGTGAGAAAACAACTTTAGCTCAAGATATTAAAGCGGCAGCTGCTGCTGAGAAACCAGCTGAAGGAACTGCACCAGCTACAGATAGTGCTGCAAAAGTAATCGATACTGTTAAGGCAGTTGTTGATACAGTAAAAGCTGCAGTAGCTAAAGTTGCAATGAAATAA
- a CDS encoding quinol:cytochrome C oxidoreductase, with amino-acid sequence MYTFSSKLKTFSIILMAVGLLGIGYGFLSAPKDIQEVEKILAADEHGSHGAAHEEKAEASHKEAGHHEAAEASHDSHKVAEHAEVSGANEHEKHLEHVLHQLQNKPWSAVYVACIFFLLLSMGVLAFYAIQQVAQAGWSPVLFRVMQGITAYLPAGSVIFFILLVLCGLHFNHIFVWLGEGVTDPKSPNYDAIIAGKSGYLNFPFWIARAFIFLLGWNIYRHISRKNCLAQDEANDDLYYKKNFKASAGFLVFFIVSESIMSWDWIMSFDPHWFSTLFGWYVFASFFVSGITTIALVTIYLKSKGYLEYVNTSHIHDLAKFMFGISVFWTYLWFSQFMLIWYANIPEEVTYFVTRIQLYNLPFFGAVVMNFVFPLLILINTDFKRLSWVIVMAGVVILLGHYVDFFNMIMPGTVGDKWFIGVPEIASILFFLGLFIFVVFTALTKSPLLAKRNPFIEESKHFHY; translated from the coding sequence ATGTATACATTTTCAAGTAAATTAAAAACTTTTTCTATCATCTTAATGGCCGTTGGTTTATTAGGAATTGGGTATGGTTTTTTAAGTGCACCAAAAGATATTCAAGAAGTTGAAAAAATACTAGCTGCAGATGAACATGGTTCTCATGGTGCTGCACATGAAGAAAAAGCGGAGGCATCTCACAAAGAAGCAGGTCATCATGAGGCTGCTGAAGCATCACATGATTCTCACAAAGTTGCTGAGCATGCTGAAGTTTCTGGTGCAAATGAGCACGAAAAACATTTAGAGCATGTACTGCACCAATTACAAAATAAACCTTGGTCTGCAGTTTATGTTGCTTGTATTTTCTTTTTACTGCTTTCTATGGGAGTTTTAGCTTTTTACGCTATTCAACAAGTTGCTCAGGCAGGTTGGTCTCCAGTTTTGTTTAGAGTTATGCAAGGTATTACAGCTTACTTGCCAGCTGGTTCTGTAATTTTCTTTATACTTTTAGTATTATGTGGATTACATTTTAATCATATTTTCGTTTGGTTAGGTGAAGGTGTAACAGATCCTAAGAGTCCAAACTACGATGCTATTATTGCAGGTAAGTCAGGGTATTTGAACTTTCCTTTTTGGATTGCAAGAGCTTTCATCTTTTTATTAGGATGGAATATTTACCGTCATATTTCTAGAAAAAACTGTTTAGCACAAGATGAAGCAAATGATGATCTTTACTACAAAAAGAATTTCAAAGCTTCTGCTGGATTTTTAGTTTTCTTTATCGTTTCTGAGTCTATTATGTCTTGGGATTGGATTATGTCTTTTGATCCACACTGGTTCAGTACGTTATTTGGATGGTATGTATTCGCCTCTTTCTTTGTAAGTGGTATTACTACTATTGCTTTGGTAACTATATATTTAAAATCAAAAGGATATTTAGAGTATGTAAATACAAGTCATATTCACGATTTAGCTAAATTTATGTTTGGTATTAGTGTTTTCTGGACTTATTTATGGTTCTCTCAATTTATGCTAATCTGGTATGCTAACATTCCAGAAGAGGTTACTTATTTTGTAACAAGAATTCAATTGTATAATTTGCCTTTCTTTGGAGCGGTTGTTATGAATTTTGTTTTCCCATTATTAATATTAATCAATACTGACTTTAAACGTCTTAGCTGGGTTATTGTTATGGCGGGTGTTGTAATATTATTAGGCCATTATGTTGATTTCTTTAATATGATTATGCCTGGTACAGTTGGAGACAAATGGTTTATTGGAGTTCCTGAAATTGCATCGATTCTTTTCTTCTTAGGGTTGTTTATATTTGTTGTATTTACTGCATTAACTAAATCTCCTTTGCTAGCAAAAAGAAATCCTTTCATCGAAGAAAGTAAACATTTTCATTATTAA
- a CDS encoding cytochrome P450: MSATKKYNYPPKLSIFRFFVDAEGIRKNPIPYHKRYFESFGDSFSIRIGKSQHIILSRDNEVAQYILQKNQKNYYKSKFQSVYLSKYLGKGLLTVDGEFWLKQRRLIQPAFHKQKMNQLVENMKATIIGELDELIVDKEIDLFPVMSELAFNVVAKSLFQFSIAQEKLNRIKYIIEAVQQFLIKEIRLPHKGWWFSISGQVKKHLELAKENDEIIKEIILERVASKDEINDLLNMLLETRYDDTGEGMSVEQLIDEIKILFIAGHETTANSLTFTLHLLGNHHDVQQKVFDEIKTIESETDDVVEQLQKMIYTNAVLNESMRLYSPAWITDRQNVKDDNLGEFNIKKGTLIGVSFYELHRNPKYWESPDSFNPERFLGEQKKHSMQYFYPFGAGPRMCIGAGFAIYEMSLAIAYIIKKYKIKSVNSEVDFNPLITLKPVGVKVVFSER, translated from the coding sequence ATGTCTGCTACCAAAAAATACAATTATCCTCCAAAACTTTCTATTTTTAGATTTTTTGTTGATGCGGAGGGTATTCGTAAAAATCCGATACCTTATCATAAAAGATATTTTGAAAGTTTTGGTGATTCTTTTTCTATAAGAATTGGAAAGTCACAACATATTATTTTGTCGAGAGATAATGAAGTGGCGCAATATATATTGCAGAAGAATCAGAAAAATTATTATAAGTCTAAATTTCAATCTGTTTATCTTTCTAAATATTTAGGAAAAGGGCTTTTGACTGTTGATGGTGAATTTTGGTTAAAACAGAGAAGACTTATTCAGCCTGCTTTTCATAAACAAAAAATGAATCAGTTGGTCGAAAATATGAAAGCGACTATTATCGGTGAGTTAGATGAACTTATTGTAGATAAAGAAATAGATCTTTTTCCTGTAATGAGTGAATTGGCGTTTAATGTTGTGGCTAAATCTTTGTTTCAATTTTCTATTGCCCAAGAAAAACTAAATCGGATTAAATATATAATTGAAGCTGTCCAACAATTTTTGATCAAAGAAATTAGACTTCCTCACAAAGGATGGTGGTTTTCAATTAGTGGTCAAGTGAAAAAACATCTTGAACTCGCTAAAGAAAATGATGAAATTATTAAAGAAATTATTTTAGAGCGTGTTGCTTCAAAAGATGAAATAAATGATTTGCTTAATATGCTACTCGAAACTCGTTATGATGATACTGGTGAGGGAATGTCGGTTGAGCAATTGATCGATGAAATAAAAATTCTTTTTATCGCAGGTCATGAAACTACTGCAAATTCTTTGACCTTTACATTGCATTTATTAGGAAATCATCATGATGTGCAACAAAAGGTTTTTGATGAGATTAAAACAATAGAATCAGAAACTGATGATGTTGTGGAACAGCTTCAAAAAATGATTTATACGAATGCTGTTTTAAATGAATCTATGAGATTATATTCGCCTGCATGGATTACAGATAGACAGAATGTTAAAGATGATAATTTGGGAGAGTTTAACATAAAAAAGGGAACATTAATTGGTGTTTCTTTTTACGAATTGCATCGAAATCCAAAATATTGGGAATCTCCAGATAGTTTTAACCCAGAGAGGTTTTTAGGAGAACAGAAAAAACACTCTATGCAATACTTTTATCCATTTGGAGCTGGACCTAGAATGTGTATTGGAGCAGGTTTTGCTATTTATGAAATGTCACTTGCAATTGCATATATTATTAAAAAATATAAAATTAAATCTGTCAATTCCGAAGTTGATTTTAATCCATTAATTACATTGAAACCTGTCGGTGTTAAAGTGGTATTTTCCGAAAGATGA